The following proteins come from a genomic window of Dermacentor albipictus isolate Rhodes 1998 colony chromosome 8, USDA_Dalb.pri_finalv2, whole genome shotgun sequence:
- the LOC135920144 gene encoding essential MCU regulator, mitochondrial-like: MAAVVRKFLISSALRLHKSAAPSLQKSAGHATRQVRHRVCYNSGAVLPEPEKSGFGFLWVLLTVLPGLYVGATISKEGAAFLEENDIFVPDDDDDDG, from the coding sequence ATGGCCGCCGTCGTCAGAAAATTCTTGATTTCTTCGGCGCTACGCCTGCACAAGAGCGCCGCGCCGTCGCTGCAGAAATCTGCTGGGCACGCCACGCGACAGGTCCGCCACCGCGTCTGCTACAACTCCGGTGCCGTGCTGCCCGAACCGGAGAAGTCTGGCTTCGGCTTCCTGTGGGTGCTTCTGACGGTGCTTCCCGGTCTCTACGTCGGCGCTACCATCAGCAAGGAAGGCGCCGCGTTTTTGGAGGAGAACGATATCTTCGTGcccgacgacgacgatgacgacggctGA